AGACCTATATGCACATCCTACATAGATTATTTCAGCTGTGACAAAGCCCTTCAAATATGCAGGGAAACTATTGTGTTCAAAGCCGTGTCTTGTGAGAGGAGAACGCCCAAGACGAGagtatttacagtttattatGCAGATGCCACCACTAAGCACTCTCGTGTAatgcaaatgcacacacatgcccATTGAAAATGTAGCATGTTGTGCTGTCTCAGAGATCTCCTCTCGTTTGTGCATGATAGTGTACATGAAAGGGATTTGTGAAGCACTAGCATTGTGAATACATCAACAATAAAGTAACAGAATGCAAAGAATAATATGAATTATGCACACATGACAGAAATCACTGTTCATATAGAAGGTACACTCCTTTGAAGTTGATATCAGGGACAAATTATATATCTCTAACTAAGCTCTCCTGGATCAGGAAGACAAAAAAAGCTCTAAACCTGGGTCACAGGTGAATTTCAGCCTGTAATGGGTTAACTTGTTCCAGTTAGATCAGGAAATAGGAGGGGACTGCTCCTCTGACATCACTACTGAAAGAGAAACtagcagcagaaacagagcagtttgcttttgtgtttaaCTTTGCTTAACTGAACGATTTGGAAAAACCTTCAAACACCAGGTAAAGTTGTAATATATTAAGGTAGCACTTGTTTTTGGTGTTAAagattaaaatgtgtattgaCTTATCCAACTTTTCCCCCATTCATCTCACCATATACTTTCTAGACATGGCTTCTGCTGCTAATTCTGAGGATAATTTACGTTGTTCAGTCTGTCTAAACATCTTCAAAAAACCTGTGACGATTCCCTGTGGGCACAACTTCTGTCTTAACTGCATCGACAACTACTGGGACACCATCGATACCACATTCCAATGTCCGCTGTGTATGGAGAAATTCTTGAACAGGCCGATGCTTCGGGTTAACACTATCCTTGCTCAGATGGCTGCAGACTTCAAGGAATCTTTTGaagaaaagtattttgaaaCTCCTGACAAAGCAGTAAATGGAACCGTGCTCTGTGGCCTGTGCACAGGGGCGAAGCTTGCAGCAGTGAAGTCCTGCTTAGTTTGTTTCATGTCTTACTGTGAAACACATCTCGAGCCTCATTTGAGAATTCAGGCcatgaaaaaacacaagctgATCGACCCAGTTGAGAATCCAGAGAGCAGGATGTGCAAGACGCATGACGAGCCTTTGGAGTTATTTTGCAAGGTTGAGGAAATGTTTGTATGTGAGTCCTGTAAGAACAGTGACCATAAAAAGCACAAGATAGTCAGTCTGAAAGAGGAGGCAAACTGTAGGAAGTACACGctggaaaaagacaaagaaaacgCAGATCAGATGATCCAGGAACGTAAGCAAAAGATTTTGGAGATCGAACGCTCAGTAGAGGCTagcagaaaaaaagcagcaaaggCCCTGTCATCCAGCAAGCATTCGATAACTGGTATGGTGGACTACATTAACAGAAGCTATGCAGAGCTCACTGAGGTAGTTGACATTAAGCAGAAAAAAtttgaaacagagagaaaaggctTCATTAAAGAGCTGGAGGCAGATATTATgcaaataaagcaacaaaaatTGAAGCTTGATCAGGTTTCAATTTCCAACGATCCGATGATTTTCCTGGAGAATCTCCTGTCTCTCACAATCCCTCATCCCTCGGTTAAGGACTGGTTTGGTGTGAATTTTGACAGTGACGAGATTTTGCTGCAAGAAGCCACGGCCCAGCTGGAGGCAACCGTGATGAGAGAAATAAGGATGCTGTGTGATCCCGACTTGAAAGAAATGCAACGTCATGCCGTGGACGTGACTCTGGATCCTGACACAGCAAACCTTTTTCTACATGTTTCCCCGGATGGGAAACAAGTCACgtatggagaaaaaaagaggaacctCCCAGACAAACCAGAGAGGTTTGAACAAGTCCTAAATGTCCTTGCAAAGGAGGGTTTCTCCTCAGGAAAATTCTACTATGAGGTCGAGGTTAAAGACAAAACCAACTGGGATTTAGGAGTGGTGAACCAATCCATCAACAGAAAAGGAGATATAAGATTGAGCCCCAAGAATGGATACTGGATTATTGGGctgaagaaaggaaaagagttAACAGCAAATGTTAGCCCTGTTGTTAGCCTCAAGGTGAGGGAGACGCCTCAAAAGATCGGGGTGTTCGTTGATTATGAGGTGGGTCAAGTTCTCTTCTATGACGTGGACACCAGGGCTTGCATCTTCTCCTACACTGGATGTAACTTCACCATGAAGCTATTTCCGTTCTTCAGCCACTGTTGTAATGACGACTACAGAAATGCAGCGCCCTTGATCATCACTCctgtcaaacaaaacagatgagTTTGGTTTTGTGgattttgtgaaagaaaaacagaccgGGCGAGGGATTTGGGGATAGATCATAGAGCAGTGAAATGTTTTAGTCCTGAAAACTCTGGTggttcattttgtttctctcatCCATCAGTGTCAGAGCCGTGTGTCACAAAGTGTTGCTTGTCACACATACAGCTGTAGATCTCCAACTGACAACATGCAGCCATCAGGACATTCatgacacacactgaagcacacTGTGGGACAATGATGCCTTCATGCATTTATCTGGGTAAATAAAATCTCACCGAGCTGtacattatttaattgttattttaattgattttgatAATACCCTTTGCATGCCAACATATTAAGGAGGGGTTGATTAGTGTTTACAAGCATTGTAAAGCATTTGTGTCCTGCTTGAAGTAATGTACAACTAAAGCTAGAGGAAATAACTATTACTGTGTTCACAAAATATTCTTTTAACTTCATTGAATACCCCTGACGACAGCAGATCCGGCTCAGACAGACTTAATAAAGCCAccaatggaaaataaattggCACAGAAAATGTTCAAAGAAATTGAAGGACTCTTGTTAACTTGGTATTCTAGTTTGGCTTTTTTACACCAATTAATGTTATTAGGTTAAAAGTGGCTATTAAACTTTATTGAATGGCACAAATTAGTATTTCCTCAAGTTTAAATCAGCCAGATCTTCTATGCAAGTTATTAAACAGGATGTTTTTCTGCTTTGGTCTGAAATAATCAACTGGTAACTGAGCAAAGTcaatcatttctttctttccttttgttcGTTGGTAACCTCAAagtcaattttctttttttctttatttcagttaagtatgtgttttttttttatgggaaCATGAACCAATGACACTTTATGTTCATGTGATGTAGAATTGTGATGTGGTCAATTATTGATACGAAAATACTCAGAAAATTGATGAACAATAACACTCAAATGTGAAGATATGACGGAGTACACTCTTATATAAAACTGTCAATTGAATCAATGTCATCACTATAGGGTGAGCACATCTGTGATTGCAATTctttttcctgacattttatttggattaaatgtaaaataagagATTTTTTGATCATGTAAATGTATGCCTGGTCTCCAATATTGTACTGCATGTCTTGAATACATTAATAAGTATTACTGTTTACAGTTTCATGTTTGAAGGGGGAAAAATGTGgggcaaaaataataaaggtaatTTGGGAAATGGTAACCAGTAATCACCTTGATTTTTTTATGTGGAGCACACACTTGATGAACGCTCACAACAATTTAAGAAAATCCTGCCAACAGATGAAGACACAGGACGCCAAATTACTTAAATTTGCAATTAAAGTGCAGCTGTCACTTTGaggaatataaacacaaattatAGACTCTTCTGACAGCCTGAGATTCCCAAAACATACACTTAGCAATTTTGTAGGCACAACTCCCCTCAAAACAATTCATTACGTTTCTTTCCCAGAACGGTtggaaaaatattattaattttaCTTTTCACAGAGGGGTATGTGTTTTAATGATCTGACAAAAATAATTGCATGCCATGTTTCAAGTGAAACAAGTTATCTACAAAGTGTGAAAAGAAATATGCAGGAGTTGCATGAATAGGCAAACTAATGGTAtcagtaatttaaaaaaagtaggaaaaatctttaaaaagttGCATCCAAAAGCTCACTTAAGTAAAGTTAGGTAGTATAAGTATAAACCGTAAAGGAAACAGCTAACAGTAATTTCAGGGTGAAGCTGGTGGAGGTAGAACCAGCTCTTAACTTTATAAACTGAATCTGCAAACTACCTGGTAACAATATCTGTGGCAAAAATTGGAGGATTAAACTGAAAAGAAGCATAAACATTGAATTGAGTTGATCCATTTTGaagcaaaacacaatttattagATATCTTAATATTCTAATATTATTTTTGGAATGATACCCAAATGCTATAACTCTTACATAGTGCCCACACACCTCTAAAAAATCAAACAGTGTTTTactcaaatgtttaaaaaaatatgccGAGTTCAAGTAAGTCTTTTGAAAATCCATTTTTACAGTGGCTCTTTCAAAGGCTAATGTGCATGACTGCGACTGCATTTCCCTTTATTATTTCCTTACGTGCTTTTGTTCTGCTTAGCAGCACATGACTTAACATAGCTGTGTTGGGCGTCATCCTTTCTGGTTGAATTAACAGCAATTGTGATTTAAATATAGCCCTACTGTGTTTCAATGGTGCTCCAGTACAACTCTGTCATGGAAACAGGCTCATAAAAAGAGGCTTCTCACACAGACACTTACACAAGCCAAAGGTGAGTGTCaagcaacattttcaaatttaaaaaaatcacagttCTGAACTGAGCTTATCACTTGTAACTGCTATTGATTCAGTCAACACGTAAACTCATATTTctccaaaacaacacaatatctATGACTGCTAATTTTTCTCACTGGCTTTTGtttaatcaaaacagagctgcaAAGAGAGGACCATTCTGGACTGCTGTGAAATGCTGATactaatgaaaaaaaaaaaaaaattgaaaactTCCAGGTTCGTAAGAGGGCCCTAAGGCTGTATTTGTTATGCATTGTTTAAAAAGAGACACTGGTGAGGAGAAATGCAAGAGTTATTAATGAAGGAGCAGGATCTTACTTCTTACTTCCACAAAGAGTTTGCCACTGAAGAAATTAGTGTGTTTGAGTCGACAACCCAATGACCAACTGCTATAGGGTGGCTTTTTTAACCTTGAAAATGAGCCACCACATGTGCAGACAAGATCATACAAAACGGATTTAcactatatattttaaatgcatagctttatatttattttagttacaCTAGGAGAGTGGCTCTAGGATTGCAATATCGGACGGTCAGTGGTCTACTCGCTGGTATAATTATActtaaaagtgaaatgttttaacaaCTGTTGGATGGATTGGCATGGAATAGTGTAATACTTCGGATTATAACTAAATACCCgcaaaaataatgaacattttgtTATTCTCCTTTGCAAATAAGTAAATATTACCATGCTATCATGATCAGACAAGATGGTAAATATGGGCAGACATGGTTAACATCAAACCCTTATCATAacagttagcagttagcatttagctcataTGACACCTGATGAACACTGGAAAATTAAGGGACATTTGCAAGTTGATAAACTACATCTCCGTATTTATTTTGCCTCACGGGCTCATTCGAGAGTTTGTTTGACTGTTAGATGATAAATACAGTCTGTGAGTATATTGGTCAGGGTAATTACACTGGCTTAATGAATGAGCGCTTCTGAAGAATACAAGTACATCATGtggttcgtgtgtgtgtgtgtgtgtgtgtgtgtgtgtgtgtgtgtgtgtgtgtgtgtgtgtgtgtgtgtgtgtgtgtgtgtgtgtgtgtgtgtccatttttGAGGGGACCACATGCCTTTGTCCTACAGTTTTTGTATCTAATGAAGTGCCAGATGTAATGAGATAAATCTATCCATTAGGGTCCCTAAACGAGAGTAAATCCACATGGCTGCTAATGAGTTGGTGCTCCATCAGCCATCCTCCGAGGGCTGGAGGACCTAACTAAAGCTGTAGACGACCCGGAGCCAGACACAATCACACCCTCTAAGCCAGTAAATCCACAGCTCCAGCTGTTGAAGGCCTCGATCATTTAACTTCCAGTCCTTCAGGGAGTGACTTCAAGTTAGCAAGCAGCTACAACTTACAGACGATGGAGTCATATCCGGCACAGGGAAACACTAATCATCTGTAATCATTGATCTGTCATTAGTGGGCCATGCTCATTAGCCTGATGGAACAATGCTCTGTAGATTTCTGTTGTTACCGGGATATTATTAGCTTTTAAACATGCGTTGAATACACAGGCTCTACATGATGTGCAAAAACATGTGGCAAGCATAGGACTTTAAAAACTGGAGTTAGTCAAAAGATAACAATCctgaaatcaaatgttttgctatGAAGCTTTGTTTCATCCGTGGAAGTTTTAAAGAGCAAACAAGTCCATGTACATTTATCACTGTCACACCAATAAGGGATGCTGTGTGTAGGCCTTCCAAGTTTAGAAtgaagcaaattaaaaaaaagagaaaaactgaatcAAGCAGTGAAAACTCCGAAAGCCATTTAACCTTTGAGATGCCTTACATTTGAAAAGCTGATCCAGTGAGGAAGTAGCAAGAAGACAGCACTAGCAAGAGCTAGCACAGCGACACAGTGTAAAGAAATCCTGTGTGTCGAGATAAGAAAATCCCTGCTAGCTCTCCTACAAGGATCAGAAGTCACCAGTGCCCTACCAGTTTCAAAAGCGACCTGACAGTGGCTGTTATCTAGTGTGCAAAAACGGTGTCATGGTGTGCTGAAGTGTAAGAACTGCAGCTGCGTGTGAATATGTTCATACGCCACTAAACCATCATAGCTTTAATCAATTTAACAGCACTTCAACAACATTTTGGTACATTGAGTTGCTATATTGGTGTTCTTTTCTGAATGCTATCATTGTGCAATTAAATATAATAGCAAGAGGGCTGAatttgttcatgtttattttgctattcaacaaaaaaaagggtctACAGCAGTGCTATGAGCTAAGTGAGTTACAGAAAAGCTTAGCACGTTAAGATGCTAACCTTCACTTATAAGCAGTACTCACAAATTACAACTGAGgaagattatttaaaaatgttatgcaCACATTTGGATTTTTGACCTAAATTAATAAGTCACCTTGTCATTAGACAAAAAGTCGTCTGAAGGCGATGAGTATCTCAGAGtctgtaaaaaaatgtgtttaaatctaTCTAAAAGTGATTTCAGTTAGGACCAAAGTAGTGGACCAACGACCTGATTTACAGATAAGATTTCCATCTCCTGAGGCTTACCAATTGCAAAGctaaaaattgaaatactcaagttataTGAATATGTTATTGGAGTATttgattttgaacattttttccCATTGAAACCCTACGGTATAACATCCTTCCATCATCTgtaaacaatttatttattcaagcattttgttaatttaacaaacacacaacaacacaaccccAAGGCACAAAAACAACTATCCTTTACTTGGAGTCAGGGACAGGAAATCTGACATGCACGGCCGACACAGACGAACATTCACTCCCCATTCACAGCTATGGGCAAATTAAAGTTGACATCTAATTTAACCTGCATGGTTTTGGACTGTGGGAGGAACCCAGATGAGACCATACAGAATGTAGGAGTCCATCAAGTTAAACTAAGGGCCATCTTTCTTTAAGGGGACAATGCAGACCACGGCACAACCACCCAGAATCATTAAGTGTAAACTAAACAACATTTACTCAACATACCTTCTGAATCCAGCCCATAAAAATGCATATTAGATATTACAGAAATTGTGAATCCTGGTCACCCAGTAGCTTTGCTAGAAAACCTGATCAATCAAAAAGGTTTGCAGAGTGagtaaatgaatacaaatccaAATAGTTTACGACTCAATATTTGCAGTAGGAGGTTGTTTGGTTACCTAGTTTTCAATTTAaggaaaagcttttttattcatattgcACAATCCAATtcaagtcaaataaatgtgcttttattaaacGGACATGAAATCCATTTCCTTGACAATATTGGAACAATTTGCACTTTGAGGTTTCCTGTTGATTTTCCTCGAAGTTGTGAGTAAATGCAGAAGAAGTGCAGCGAGAGGTGTCATCATGATAGTAGTGCACTTATCCCGCTTCAATGGCACCTTTAATATAATGGTGGTTATAACTTGACTAAgtgacagagaaaaaacaattaTGGATGAGTGACTTTTCTCTTATCTCTGAGATGGAAGAAAAAAGTGGTGGCTTTTCCAGTGACAGATCAGATTTGTGCTCCACAAAAGCTTTGATCTTAAGGCTTTCTGACATGCTTTAatctgaccacacacacacacacacacacacacacacacacacacacacacacacacacacacacacacacacacacacacacacacacacacacacacacacacacacacacacacacacacacacacacacacacacacacacacacacacacacacacacacacacacacacacacacacacacacacacacacagccaaaaaCAAAATGGACTTCATTCGTTTCCAGCCGTCTGTTTGTGGTTTTAAGAAACGTCAGTGCAGAGAGAGTTCTTAAATGAACTCttgcaaataaataacaagacatcgtaaaaggaaaataaaatgtgaaaaccaTACTTAGctcatgtgttttcatttatgcaCAAATTGTGGTGAGTCAGACTGTACTATAACTCCGGGACTGTGCTTTTCATACCTTTTAAAGCTGATGTCATGAAGGTTGCGTTcgtaaataaatatatattcatatttctgaaTCAAAATGACTGAATGTGAGAAAGAAGAAGCTAACATGGTAAAACTGAAAAGCTCAGCTTCCTGTTCTTTAGGCACCCTTGGTtacattaataatatattacacataAAATAGCAGCACCGGGATAGAATAAAGAAGCCTCTTATCTTTTGCAGATTTGTATTCTGCAGGTGGAGAGGTCACACATTTAGAACAGGTTGCAGCACTActtcttaaaataattattagtAGTAATTTAAACTACTACTCAGTATGTTGAGAACCATGTCATTTAACTGGGTGAGGAACATACAATTAACATGTTCTGATTTATAGTCTCACTGCTCTGACAGGCCTTGCCTTTTGTTTGAAACAATgcttaaaaggggccctataatgctctTTGGGGTGTtctatttcctgtagtgttttgtgcatgtaaatggtctgcaaagcctaaaatccaaaagttctcgccagagggagtttctctcccacacaatcccccctctgcctgaaactcCCTGATtgaaatcctttgtttacttccgttaCACAGTGATATCAGTCACGCCTCTATTGGACagtgcttcaacacattgtatatgataggctaaggggtaaGACATCACTAAGTGgtcatcacaacagagccagccagctaaccaatcagagcagacctgGCTGTCGTTACAGACTGAGTGTGAAAAGTCCGCAcaggcagaaaaacaaagaccttttgtacattaaagcatgtaaacatgtcacagtagacaCAAACTTCAAATGTGAACCTCAAATGAGCATCATAGAGCCCCTTTGAAGACTACCCATGTTAACAATCATCCTTAATGGCCTCCATGATTCTAATTACATTTAGGTATAGTCTCCACCTCTGTCACATTGTTCATGTTATTAGTTTTAGTGTCTTTTGCTTTGAATCATAGGTTTCCTTCCTTTGTAGCCGCACAACAAAGACAGCTCCTATGTTTTATATGAGCTCTGCCTCAGACTCTGCTTGACTTTTCTATAACAAAAGCTGATTTAATCCGATAACATACTGTGGATGCTACAAAAAGGAGAATTGCAATAAGATGACACACACCATAACATGAGGCAAATATGGCAACTGTTGCTCCAAGATGGCTCGTGCAAATCCCAGCATGCATAAGCCTGGGGGCACAGAACACCCTGGATAGGTGTAGCAATATTTACttgatcttttatttataaactcTCACTATCATTATGGAGAAACAAGATTACACTGCCTAAAAGGGTTAACCATTTGTCTTATAAGGTCCCCTCTGTTGTTGACTGACATAAAcattgttattcttaacatcggccACATTTTTTGAATCAGTACATCCCTATTGCagactgtcttttttttgtgcaagaAAATTTGCCATTTAGCAGGCTAGTGCGAGATTTCCCTTATGTTTGACTATGTGCAACACCGATGAGTTAGCTGTTCCCTGCAAGTACAGATATTAGCTCAAATGGAGCTCTTGTGAACGTATCTCTGCCAGATTGTAAACTCAGGCCAATAAGAAAACACATAttctcttctgctgctgttatgCAATTAATTTGAAAGCCCTTCTTAAATGAAACAGCGCCATAGCCTTGGTTAAAATTGAGCTCATTGGGTGAGTGTTggtacacaacacacacacatgcagagactACAGTGCActcaaaaacagcaaaaaggGATGTTGTGTATAACAGTTCAATGCGCGTCTGAGAGTGAAGAGCATTTGAGTTTTGTAAGCGGGTCTGTTGGCATGGTGTGACGCGGATGTAATATTTTCACCAACTCAGCTTCCTGGTTTTAGCCTGTGACCTCCAAACAGTCCAGACAAGCCTAGCCGCGGGCTACAGCAAGCTAATC
The DNA window shown above is from Eleginops maclovinus isolate JMC-PN-2008 ecotype Puerto Natales chromosome 23, JC_Emac_rtc_rv5, whole genome shotgun sequence and carries:
- the LOC134860354 gene encoding zinc-binding protein A33-like, with product MASAANSEDNLRCSVCLNIFKKPVTIPCGHNFCLNCIDNYWDTIDTTFQCPLCMEKFLNRPMLRVNTILAQMAADFKESFEEKYFETPDKAVNGTVLCGLCTGAKLAAVKSCLVCFMSYCETHLEPHLRIQAMKKHKLIDPVENPESRMCKTHDEPLELFCKVEEMFVCESCKNSDHKKHKIVSLKEEANCRKYTLEKDKENADQMIQERKQKILEIERSVEASRKKAAKALSSSKHSITGMVDYINRSYAELTEVVDIKQKKFETERKGFIKELEADIMQIKQQKLKLDQVSISNDPMIFLENLLSLTIPHPSVKDWFGVNFDSDEILLQEATAQLEATVMREIRMLCDPDLKEMQRHAVDVTLDPDTANLFLHVSPDGKQVTYGEKKRNLPDKPERFEQVLNVLAKEGFSSGKFYYEVEVKDKTNWDLGVVNQSINRKGDIRLSPKNGYWIIGLKKGKELTANVSPVVSLKVRETPQKIGVFVDYEVGQVLFYDVDTRACIFSYTGCNFTMKLFPFFSHCCNDDYRNAAPLIITPVKQNR